The following coding sequences are from one Arthrobacter sp. PvP023 window:
- a CDS encoding LacI family DNA-binding transcriptional regulator → MAKGPTVYHVAERAGVSIATVSFTFRQPDKVKASTRELVLAAAEELGYVPSASARGLARGRTGALGLFAYDYLLDPADGIRGDGPAPKNPENPENPENPVAADLERRNEDLRLFPLYVDEVQRGVELECWRRGQALLVGGGNPENNEAVLSDIAGRVDGLAVFPRSVPSEALARIARRIPVVEVSENVNNRALDHVTVDNIPGVRAITEHLISAHGLSDLLFLGGMPSSDNEQRLEGFRAALHDAGLPASREPKYPCGSEQSLAEVVADILRQGSLPEAFVCATDQDALVVMDALAAAGVGIPQDVAVTGFDGIAAGRVIKPSLTTVRQPMEQMGRTMVELLLDRLDHPDKPAVNLRLPVRVVLRESCGCHPG, encoded by the coding sequence ATGGCAAAAGGTCCCACGGTTTATCACGTCGCAGAGCGGGCGGGCGTCTCCATCGCGACCGTCTCGTTCACCTTCCGGCAGCCCGACAAAGTGAAGGCGTCCACGCGCGAACTTGTCCTCGCTGCCGCGGAAGAACTGGGTTACGTCCCCAGCGCCAGCGCGCGCGGCCTGGCAAGGGGCCGCACGGGCGCCCTGGGGCTTTTTGCCTACGACTACCTGCTGGACCCGGCCGACGGCATCCGCGGCGACGGCCCGGCCCCGAAAAACCCCGAAAACCCCGAAAACCCCGAAAACCCCGTGGCCGCCGACCTCGAACGCAGGAACGAGGATCTTCGGCTGTTCCCGCTGTACGTGGACGAGGTCCAGCGTGGCGTTGAGCTCGAGTGCTGGCGCCGGGGGCAGGCGCTGCTTGTCGGCGGCGGAAACCCGGAAAACAACGAGGCCGTGCTGTCGGACATTGCCGGCCGCGTCGACGGGCTGGCCGTGTTTCCGCGGTCCGTCCCGAGCGAAGCCCTTGCCCGGATCGCCCGCCGCATCCCCGTGGTGGAAGTGTCCGAGAACGTGAACAACCGCGCGTTGGACCACGTCACTGTGGACAACATTCCCGGGGTGCGGGCCATCACCGAACACCTCATCTCCGCGCACGGCCTCTCGGACCTGCTGTTCCTTGGCGGCATGCCGTCCTCGGACAATGAGCAACGGCTCGAAGGTTTCCGGGCGGCACTTCACGATGCGGGACTGCCGGCATCGCGCGAGCCGAAATACCCGTGCGGCAGCGAACAATCCCTGGCGGAAGTCGTCGCCGACATCCTTCGGCAGGGCTCATTGCCCGAGGCCTTTGTATGCGCCACCGATCAGGACGCGCTGGTGGTGATGGACGCCCTGGCCGCCGCCGGTGTCGGGATTCCCCAGGACGTTGCCGTGACGGGTTTCGACGGCATCGCTGCCGGGCGGGTCATCAAGCCGTCGCTTACCACCGTGCGCCAGCCCATGGAACAAATGGGACGCACCATGGTGGAACTGCTCCTGGACCGGCTGGACCATCCCGACAAACCTGCCGTGAACCTCCGGCTTCCCGTGCGCGTCGTGCTACGTGAAAGCTGCGGCTGCCACCCGGGCTAA